The genomic window ATCTTGAGCTTTAGCGCCAACacaattttcgatttttttcgaACTTTCTCGAATTAGACAGCTAAAACTCTAAAAAATCCGTAccgctgacagacagtgaggttcaaacttccctagacgaggaaaaaaaaccgatatacaaaaataaaaaccgaaatctacgcattcagtggctttggtgttggcattttTCGCGGCTGacaatgaaaatcgacaactggaagatttacCACAGGcagattttggccgtttacctgaaagacttcatctgtcggtaaggacaaagccaacaaatgagaatttttttaaattgaaattacgaccattgttgtttttgtaatcatgattcaacgcatttttccatcttaagagttagcgccaacgcactttacgatttttattcggagattgtcaattcttttatttccattcGTTAATAAagtcaacttttcttgtcagtaaagagctactgtgtttatatgataaacaaaataatacattgttgcttgtagatattgaatttctcttctcgtgttgaactcgacatctcactcgttcgccgCGCTTACTTGTAACCTATCGAGTTGAATACTCGAAGAGAAACTCTACATCTACGCACTTATGTACTATTAGTGACATaacattcatttgaattttggtCCTCTTTTACTTTCAGTCAGTATGATTGTGTTTTAGGCACGGACTAACTCTGTAGCTCTAATTCCGGCATACTATGAATTTGTGCCAGGGAAAATATGCACGTTGTACCTGAAACAGTACCACCAGCTCAGATAGTCTAAGTGGCTTTGAACCTGCACAGGCGGTGGTAAAATAGTTGACGCATTGGATTCCGGGCCGAGGGCTCTGGGCTTAAGAACTAGCCGGGTTattgtgttcttttctttgtgcctatctccatccaggagtaaAACAGGTAACAACGAACTGTCAGGGATGCCTCACaaagagagggggggggggaggacagaacagaaactgggataagctccagTCTGATTGGCTACATGACTCAAGTACAGACATTACCACTCTTTTTGAAAAAGCATTACAGATcagaaaacagagagaaaaagaaaaaagtaacctTGCGGGAACATACATCTTGATACACTGAATTTGTCATCAGGcataattttaaacacattcaCGTCGAAGCCTCACTGGTCCTGCACAAGATTCTCATAACATTTTCTgtcctgagtaattggtagtcctgagggactttggccgaagggaggcggaaaagctcgtaactgatcgagaTAATTATCGGAGTGAAAATTTTGCTGCACtgggggagtgggtagtgtaaaAGTTATGTTATGACTAGGTCGTCGGGGCTGAATTTTTATAGCAGAGCCGCTATAAATTTTGAACAGGACCTATTATATCAGGCTtgaaaacatgtaaaaaatgtCGATCTAAGAATTAACGGGAAATGATTTAATGTACTATTGTTGATatgatgtatttattttgttaggTCGCCTGCCTGGATGTCGGTAAGTTTCATCCGGGATTCATAAAACACAGTATCAAACACCTGGATGGCGAGAGGATTCTAGCAAAGTTTATTGAGAGAccgttccaaaaaaaaattacctagaTTTCATCTGCTGCAATCTTACAGCTTGAAGCGTAAGATAAAGTATTTTTGCAGATTAAAATGGTCGAGATTTGGTCACTTTGGCGAGGTCTAAGCTTTTCGATGAAATAGGACAAATTTGACGCAAGCTAAGAATTCGAAGAAACCGCGCCGTTATTCAAGATGCATGCTGTTTGTGCAATACCAGTGACACCCCTTGTGATGTAAATATGTCATATTGTGAGGCCTGTCAGCTATAATTGCTACCTTGTGGGGTATTATAGCAAATACAAAATAGAATGTAAAAAATGCTCGAATAATGCCATCAAAAGTAACTTAACTAATTAGTGATTTTGCAAAACCAAAACGGTTCTGATTTGATTCTTTGCCAGTTGGCCACTTTGCTTTAAGCGTACGgcttttttcgattttttccaTGACTTGATCCACAAAACCTGActaaaacaatgtttttctaACGGTGAGGAACTCGCGATGCAGCGGTAACTCAAGCATCATAAAAATTCCTTTGGATAAGATGATAGTCTCTTGAGACCCTTGAGCAGTGATACTGTTGTGTGAAGACTATGAAGCTCGTTAATGTACATAACATTTCCTTCTGTAGCTGTCCGAGGTTTATATAAGGATTCGCCTGGCCATTCATGTAAGGACATCCGGGACTCAGGTTTCTTTCAAAAGGACGGGGAGTACTGGATCGACCCCGAGAAGAACGGAAAGCCTATAAAGGtctactgtgacatgacaactgacggAGGTAAGACATTAATCAAGATGATAATATAAAGATGAAACACTTTGAAGAAAGTTGTCGCTACGTTCTTCAGATACTACTCCTAGAAAAAAGTATCGAATGAATGCTTAGTGTATCAAATAAATGCTTGAAAGGTTCGTCGTTGGGTAGTAaagtgataattttgtttcatcaactgagttggtaatgtgaattggccactgatgtatttattttgttaggTTGCCTGACGAAGGGCAattgctcgaaacgtcagctttagaatttttccgcagtggccaatttacattatcgactcagttgataaaacaagtgaactcaatatttttcttggtttgttataagatattttaaattataaatttgtttcaggaggttggcttcttgtTTCCAATGTTGTGGTGGACGACCCGTCCTCGCGACAGCTTTCGATTGAGTCTTCATACCGTGAAATCAGCAACTGTCCCGACAACAAGGCGCTCTTTATTACGAAGGATGCCATGAAAGAACTGAGaacacacttgtccttcactcagctgagatttcattgcagtaaacaaaaagGACGTACAATCCACGTGACTACCGCTGctaacagctctggtgaagctgtagTCCAGttcttcagcggtcagacagattCGCGCCCTTTGGGCTGTGGCTCgtttaaaagaatgaaagatgataaCTCCATAACAACTGCAAGTTGTCATGGATGGAAAGATATGAAGTGGGGATCAAGAAAAGTCGCACAGGAAAGGTTAAACGATCATCCTTTTTATTTACCACGCGCTAATCACTGGTATTTGCCAAATGGGAATCAAAGATGGGAGTGCGACGACTTCAAGAAGAACTCTCATACAGAATTTTTTGCGCTGTCCTCTGATGATTTCTggaaagtctttgttcgttaggaAATAAGAGCGACAAATCACCTACATCTGCTTACTTGGTcctgagaaatttgaaattactgGCTCAAACGTTATGCGATGCTAAATGTTcttgaatgtttattttaagtaGACTAAAATCTATAGATTAGTAATATTAGTGCCGAGTGTTGAATGAAGCGTCCTTCATCAGTAGAAAATGACGGGCACTCTTCCCTGTAAAAAACACCGCTAAGGAAAGAGAATACAAACTTTTCTATTCTCTTGTCTAAGCTCATAAGCTTGCCAGTGTTgagattaaaaaacaaaagaactattGTTTTTGAACATTACAATTTTGACCAAGGACtgcgtctttttttttttttttttttgactgctacaattgaaaaattaacatggACATGAACATGTAGAGCTCACCAGGTCGCACGATGTTTGTTAGTTTGCGGCTTGGTAACCTTTTAGCAGGAGTTTTTATTTAAACCTGCTGTCCAACATCTCAATTAGCCTACATCTTAAGCTTGTAGCTATGTACGTTTGAATCACAATTTATAAAACAGCAAGTTGTGAAAACGTGTGGAAGTGTGTACCTGCCATTCTTTGCACCATCATAAAAACGCTCCGAAAAATCATTCAACGAATATTGTTCCGGCTACATTCTTGTAAAATTCATGTGATTTTAGTCCTCTTTTGGTCCGCTTCAGCCAAATGATCATCGTGTATCCATTTTTCGGGCACAGACTAACTCAATACACATAATTCCGCCACTGTTTGACCTTGCAACAAGGAAAAGGCCTCGCATTACCCATTTAATGTATAGTGGCTTTGAAACTGTAGGCGCTGTGGCCTGATAAGCGATGAGCGCGCTCGATTGTGGATCGGGAGCTCTGGGCTCAAGAACTGGCCCGGTTAGTATTTTTTGTTCccaggcaagacactttactctcacaatgcctctctccatccaggagtataaatgggtaaaAGTGAATTGTCAGTAAAGCTTGATGAAACGCTAAGgaaagagggaggggagggtagaGGACAGAAACCTGGAGAGGCTCCGGCTGGAATGGTCACATGACTCGAGTACAGACATAACTACGTTCTTTGAAGCAGCATTACAgattagaaaaaaggaaacaagagcATAACTTTGCAGGAATACGGTCAACTCTCTCGTAAACGGATACCCTCGGGGAATTGGAAAAGGTGTTCGTCAGTAGAAGTGTCCGCCAAAGAGAATCATTCCCCGACGCGGatactaaagaagaaaaaaaggacgaTGTCCCTTACGGGAGAGCGTTATGTTTAACTCTTATTCAAGTCAAACGAACGGAGAACTTGCTTTCCCGTGGACAAATAAAGATTTGGCAAAATCTATCCCCCCTTTTCTTTTGCCCTGTAAGATACCATATCTTTGTTGATTGCAAATTTAAGACAGATTTTATCGCTAAGAGTCAATTACTATCCATAGGATGTCTGCTAACGAGAGAgcgtaaacaaaacaaaagtccAAAAGTGTCCACGTTCGCCCACGCGAGCGTCCGCCTACggaaatgagtaaaaaaaagtttgactaGGAAGTAAATAAGGaattttaccacaattggcagtaatgtcgCAATCTGATTGGGTAAATTGCCGTTGTTAATAAGAGTACAGTTAACGCTACTCGAGTCAGCGTGTCACAATCTCGGCGGTCACGCACTGAAAGAATCGTTTTATTTGCTGTGCTTCGTGAGTAAGAGTTGAGGCCACCCTGAACCGCCGTCGATTTATTAAATTGGCAATAGTGCCCGTAAGTAGAAAATTGACACCAGTTTCCTTCAAGTAGGAACTCGGACAACTTTATTAAAATTGATTCATCCAAAGCTATTGTTTAAAAAGCGCGGACCTAATTGACAAAAGATATTATGTAATAAGTTTTCGGGGAGTAGGCTGTTATGACCACCTGCTTATAATTTGCattctaaaatgaaacaacaacaacaacaacaggaaaATGAATTCCCCGTTCTTCAACCTTGATCAGATCAGACCTACTGCggattgtgaactttgatggcttaacacttttgacagctttagtctttttcagccaatcagattatttgaaccattatAACAAGTATTCCTATCAACTTATTGTGGCGCGCATTATGAGAGTACGGAGCATGCCGACGACACTGTTCTTTGCTTTGGcaatacattttgttttgaaaattgaaagtaatgtatcgggaatttaacggattccttatatataaacaaatagagaagtctCGATTGTGCTGTGTGCTGTTGTAAAGAACTTAGGAAGCGGccagagcactcaagaagtggggagaaacacttgtctaagtctcgtgtttctccccacttctctcgtgctctagccgcttcctgtgagctttacaacaaaacagagcacagtcgagGCTTCTCCATTTGTTAAGTATGATTCAACAGATGCGTTCCCGAGAAGAGCGTAGGAGTTGCTCATGGCGAGGCTGAAAGGAATTCTAGTTCTTGAGCGCTAAAAAAAATATGGCTCTGACTAATTTGGCGAAGCAAAAATAGGGGGTCTTCATTTTGCCTTTCTTATTGAGCTTAAAACGATCTTGTTAATTTTATAGGTTACTAGGTAGAGAAATTCGGAACTTTACCGGTTTTTTCGATTGATCGATCCGAGAGCTGAGAATGACtaaacaaaatgttaatttggACGGACGTTAATTGGAAATTCCTCTAAACAAAAGCCACCCTGTTGATTTGGCGAATTAGATTATCAATGGTAATGATAAAGTAGGCAAACAAACTCTTCTCTTACTGCGacgaacaaaagaaattttcatgcaaACTGAAGAACAATTATAGcgatgaataaaaaggaatcatgaaTTAGAGATAATAAGTATTTCAATTGTGAGTCAATGACGTTCTGCTTACAGAGGAAGGCAAATATCAGAAAGCTGACatacaacaagaaaactaagGAGCTCCATTTGAGAAAGATAAAACGGCCAATTTTAGTATGGCTGTTTTATGGCTGACCCAGTTTGCCATTGTTATACTAAACATCCTTTTGGGAATCCTGTTTGTCCTGGCAAACAAAGACTTTTGTGGAAGCGTTTTTGAAACTCGAGTCGGTGagtaaatagttaaaaaaaaaaaaaaagaaaaaagaaaacacccaTTCTCACACTCTCTTTCTACGGCTAATACTCACTagaaagaacgttttttttcctttaagaacaTGCCTTGGTGGGTCATGTTATCCGGACCACTGTTGTTGTGGACGAGTTTGAATGCCagttaaaatgtatgggaaataACAGCTGTATGTCGATCAATGTTCATCCCGGTGACAGCAATGGAAAACGTTGCTGTGAGTTGAATAATACAACACGGCAGATGAAGCCAggtcattttaaaaagaagaaaggatctACATACTATAGTTCTGTTCAGGTGGGTTTTGGGTTAAGCAGGTTTGTTGATAACTTTTCTATCTTATTCACCGCCAAGAACAATGTTTCGGAACTACTGCTGTATAATAATGGAAACTGAGAGAATCATTCGCTATTGACTTACATCGGGCTGTTAAAAGTCTCGGGCAAACGTTTCTCCATGCGTGTATTAACTATCTCCATCACTGTGCAATTCCCGTTTTGCAACAACCTTCGAaccaaaaggtttcatttcTGCTTGTATAGCGTATTCTGAGTGTTGACAAGAGTGTAAGGGTAAcgtcaaatttccttttaaaaatcgTACATTAAGCGTCTGAAtactgaaaacaagaaaacaagctTTGTTCACTCTGAACAACGATTGATGGCAGAACAGGAGGAAAAAAGTTCACCTTTCTGTTTTACTATTCAGGCCTCCTGCATGGATGTTTCTCGCGGGCGAAAACGAACAACCAAAAGCGGCCAGTGTCATCCaagatacaaaggaaaacattgtgaaacaCGTAAGCGGTGTGACTGTTCTAGAAAAGTTCTGTCTTAGACGTTGCCAAACAAAATACGTGACTATTAAGTGCTATGAGGATGCTGGgaattttcaattgagaaaCCCTTTTATAACCCATTTCTGAAGATGAATGCGTACAGTCGTGTTTAAGTTTGCATATagcttttacttttttcagCGTCTTACCTGGTGTGTGAAGATTAATAAACCCATCAAGATCAGACctcatttccttttcagctACCAGAGGCTTATATTACAATCAGCCTGGTCATTCCTGTAAGGAAATCCGAGACTCaggtttctttcaaaaagacggggagtactggatcgaccctgagaagaacGGAAAACCACTAAAGGtctactgtgacatgacaactgacggAGGTAAaaatactttggaaaataaaagcaaatcaatGAAGTTGTTGTTACGTTACGTATATACtgcaataataattttttccaggaggttggcttcttgtTTCCAACGTTGTGGTAGACGACCCGTCCTCGCGACAGCTTTCGATTGAGTCTTCTTACCGTGAAATCAGCAACTGTCACGACAACAAGACGCTGTTCATCACGAAGGATGCCATGAAAGAACTGAGaacacacttgtccttcactcagctgagatttcattgcagtaaacaaaaagGACGTACAATCCACGTGACTACCGCTGctaacagctctggtgaagctgtagTCCAGTATTTCAGTGGTCAGACGGATTCCCGCCCCTTAAGCTGTGGCTCGTTTAATAGAATGGAAAATGATAACTCCAGAGCAACGGTAAGTTGTCATCAATGGTACCATATGAAGTGGGGATTCCTCTATAACACACGGGAAAGGTTAAACGATCCTCTTTTATTTGTACCAGGACATTATCACTGGGTTTTGACAAATGGGAATCAAAGATGGGAGTGCGACGACTACCTGGAGTCTGGTTCAGAATTTTTTGCGCTGTCATCTGATGATTTTTGGAAAGTCTTTGTTCGCTAAGGCCTAAACTGCGACAGTCAAATACGTGTACTTTCACAGCCTTAAAAAACTTTTAGCTACTAGCTTACTATAAGAAGTTATCAAATGcttaatattatcaaaaaatcTACTTGCACCAGACTAAAATTTATAAATCTGTAATATTTGCAGTGGGTCGTATATTAAGCAGttttcattagaaaaaaaaaatctcttgcAGTTTTCTTTGGGAGAAATACAGTCTAGTTCATTACCTTACCAGTGTTGAGATAGCTGAGAAGGACAGTCACTACAACTGACAACTGTCAGTACGACCACGATCACCTGTCATCCCGGACTCAAACCGTTTACTGTTAAGAACTATTGTTTGTTCTCATTGAAAATTTGACCTTGGATGGCGTCCTTTTTTTACGCTgcaataattgaaaaattaacatgaacATGATTATGTAGAGTTCACCAAGTTACTTGCTGTGGATAGTTTGCGAttggcaaatttatttaaagctGTTGTCCAACGTCATATTTACTCTACACCTAAAGTTTGCACCGTTTACTTCATCAACAATTTATTAAACGACAAGTCATGAAAACGTGTGGAAACTTGTACCTACCATTctgtgcaaaagaaaaaaacactcaaaaaaataatgcgacaaaagttttggtggatgcaTACTTTTATCATATATAAACTGTGGTGTTATAAAAAGATATCCCGCCCTGAGAAAAGCTCTAACGACACACGTagaaaaatacgatattttttcaggtgtgtttgatatagccaatcagctgctgacacgtcactcgcctttcacGTCACttgttgatgaatgaacagcaaagtctttaccattctcaatccaaagTCGTTTGTCGGAATGTTCTCggattttatcatataaactacagTGTTagacaaggatttccagccccgAGAACAGCCGTAAGAACACACGTGAtcaaatacaatattttttcacgtgtgtttgatatcgccaatcagcaGCTGACACGTCATTATCATTTCGCGCTACTCggtcatgctgaaaaaacaCCAACTTCACCATTCTCTTGGATTACGGccgctaaaacactgaaaaatccatATCGCTCACAGACGGTGGCGTTCAAACCTTccttaaagaaaaccaacatacgaaaagaaaaaccgaaggctacgtattcagtggctttggtaatagCGTTTCTccgcggctgagaacgaaaatcgacaaatGAAAGATTTGCCGCAGGCCAATTTTTGCCGATTGCCTGAaggatttcttctgtcggtaggaacaaagtcaataaatgataattttgtaaattgaaaataacgcccatcgttgtttttgtaatcgtgATTCAAAGcactttttttatctttagctTTAGCGCCAACACACTGTACGATTTTCACTCGGAAACTGCTGATCCttctattttcattcattgataaagtcggcttttcttgtcagtaaaaggctattgtgtttatatgataaacataaTAATACacggttgcttgtagatatggaatttctcttctcgtgatcaactcgacatctcacaCGTTCGCTGCACTCACTCGTGAgttatcgagttaaacactggaagaaaaattccatatcacGCGTGCCCATATATTATTCTCTATCTGACctctaaaacactgaaaaatccgtatcacCTACGGACAGTGACGTTAAAACTTTTctagaaggaaaagaaaaccaaaatgcgCAAAGAAAAAACCGGAAGTTACGCATTCAGTAACTTTGGTAACGGCATTACTCGCCGCTGAAAACGAAAATCGACTGCTGGAAGATTTGCCAATTTTTACCCTTTCCTTATTGCAAGGTCAGAGTATGCCGGAATTATAGCTATAGAGTTATAGTAATTAGTCCCAAAATATGGATACACGATCATACTGACTGAAACTAAAAGAGGaccaaaattcaaatgaatgttaaatagagaataataaattgttgcttgtagatatggaatttctcttctagtgttcaactcgacatctcactcgttcgctgcgctcgtTCATCAGCAATCGAGTTGAATACTTGAATAGAAATTCCAGCTGTACCCAAAACAGTACCACCCGCTCAGATGATCTGAGTGGCTTTGAACCCACAGAGGCGGTGGTAAAATAGTTGGCGCACTGGATTCCGGCCCGAGAGGTCTGGGCTCAAGAACTAGCCGGGCCattgtgttcttttctttgtgcctggtgggagggggggggggggggaacagAAACTGTGATTAGCTCAAATGGCTCTAGTACAGACATTACCACTATTTTGAACAAGCATTacagatcagaaaaaaaaaagaaaggaaaaagtaaactTGCGGGAAGATATATTTTGATACACTAAATTTGctttaccaaaaaaatataGTAGCCATCGGGTATATTTTTAAACACATTCACGTCAAGTTGCTCCTAGGAAGCCTGATTCTGCACAagatttttcttacattttctaCCCCGTAATGCGTATTTTACGGGAGGCCACATTTATCATTTGTGTTTGAACCTACAAAAAATCAGGCAATATATTACACCTGATGGATTTTTCATCACGGTCATAAAATATGGAGGAGGGGCTCTTCAAATCGTCCTCGGAATCCTGTTTGCCCTGGCAAAGGGAGACTTTTGTGAATGCGTTTTCGAAACTCAAGAGGGTGagttaaaactcaaactgaaaaaatgggACCAAAATCTCATGCTTTGTTTCATATATATTCAGGTGAAAAAacattaatcctttttttttttttttttttttttttcacctttccGACCATGCATTAGCAGGTCATGATGTGCATACGACTGTTGCCATGGACGAGTTTGAATGTCagttaaaatgtatgggaaCTAACCGTTGCAAGTCCGCGATCAACGTTCTTCCCGGTGACTGTATCGGACAACGTAACAGtgagttgaaaaataaaacgcggTAGATGAACCCAGAAGATTTTAAACAGAGAAAAGTATCTACATGCTATAGGTCTGCTCGGGTTGATACTAAGTTTTATGGTTACCGTAAGTACTTGCCAATATACCGAAGATATTCggataattttcagttttgaagGTGAATAATTCTTATAATGAAGTTGGGGTAAAACGCTTGCTGTCATCGGTGGAAAGAGCATGCTCTTCCCCCGTGCAAAGCTGAGCTAAAGCCATgtgccaaattgtactatgtccgaccattTCTCGGAACTGGAACTTTACCGGTTTTCTATTTATCGATCTGAGAGCTAAGaatgacagaaagaaaatgtTCATTTGGTCGAACGTAACGTTTTAACGTGTCATATGTGTATAtttatgtatatgtatacatatacatatatatatttatatatattcccTTCGTTTCTGCAAAAGTAATGTGTTGAAGCACGAGTTGGTAATGTCACCTGTTTACAAAAAGTTTGCAGCCTGATGCAAATTAGTAGGGTCGCTTTATCTCTAACTCTCAGGATAATTACATTTTATGTTCTCGGCATCAATATTAACGTTCTTATTAGTTAAAAAAGAGTTTATTATTTTGAACAGCTATTCGCGATTATAAAAACTTTCACGCGATATAAGGTGATCAGAGCTGAACGGATGTAATCCACTTGGTACTTAATTAAGCGAAAAAAAGTTACTCAAAGTATGAAATGGATGAGTTTTTGTCCTTTCGATGTCatgtcaagaaaaacaaaacgaaaaaatcaCTTGTCGTCAGGCTTCCTGTGTGGATGTTTCTCGTGAGCAAAGTTGGCCCGTTAATTGCAAATTCCTCAAAACAAAAGTCACCCTGTTGATTTGGCGAATTAGATtatcaatgataatgataaaagtgGAAACAAATTCTTCTATTACTGCGACgagcaaaagaaattttcatggaTTTATGGATTATCTACATATGTTGTCAAGTTGAATTTCTAACGAGTTATCAACTGAAGGGTCGCTCTAACATTTCCTATTATACTCGAGTTAAAATCAGGGAGGCAGCTTTCAAATCTTCCCACTTGTCGCAAGTTCGGTCAATCTTGCTGCATTTTTCATCCGCAAGTCTTTAGCTCTTTGTTTCGTAATTGTTTACCAAAAAAAGTGTACGTTTTCGTGAGCCAAAACTTGGCTGGATTCCATCCCACCGGACAAAAGACACTAAGTTTCTTAACTTTTCACTTTTAAGTAAAAACGAACTATAAATTGGTGGATCTCCACTCCAAAAGCCAATTAAAGTTGATATTATGGGAAAAGTTCACTTTGTGATTGACAACTGTTTTCTCGATAGGCAATCAATTACTTTGGACCTTTCCAACCATTAAGGTTgtttcaaaatgtgaaaatttcgATAAGTGTGCTAACTCCTTCAAAGctcacaattttattttatggggaaaaaaaaagccacctttttttaaaaagagagaaaataagccCTCAAAAGCTATTAAAGGACTTAAACTAAgatgaaaaacagcttttaataataaataatgtttatttttaattgaaattgtcCTCCAATAAGGAGGGGCCCTATTTGTACAGGGAAACAAATTAAGACGAATCAAGGGAGGCTGATTTAAATGCAAAATAGGTTTATCAAGTGAAGAAGTTCCGCTTGGATAAGAAGAGCGATAATACAGAAATAAAGTAGAATGACTGTTCTATTGCTGCTCCAGTTTAACATTGTGACTCTTCAAATCGTCCTCGGAATCCTGTTTGCCCTGGCAAAAGGAGACTTTTGTTGAAGCGTTTTCGAAACTCAGATGGGTGagttaaaactcaaactgaacGATTAGGATCTTCTCTATTCTTATGCTTTGTTTTACATATATTCAGGTGAAAAAGCATCAGTCCATTTGTTTCGCCTTTCAGACCATGCATTAGCAGGTCATGTTTTGTATACGACTGTTGTTGTGGACGAGCTTGAATGTCagttaaaatgtatgggaaacaACCGTTGCAAGTCGATCAATGTT from Pocillopora verrucosa isolate sample1 chromosome 8, ASM3666991v2, whole genome shotgun sequence includes these protein-coding regions:
- the LOC136282864 gene encoding uncharacterized protein, which encodes MAVLWLTQFAIVSLNILLGILFVLADKDFCGRVFETRVDHALVGHVIQTTVVVDEFECQLKCMANSSLALVLAFFAADNENRQLEDLPQADFGRLPERLHLSVACLDVAVRGLYKDSPGHSCKDIRDSGFFQKDGEYWIDPEKNGKPIKVYCDMTTDGGGWLLVSNVVVDDPSSRQLSIESSYREISNCPDNKALFITKDAMKELRTHLSFTQLRFHCSKQKGRTIHVTTAANSSGEAVVQFFSGQTDSRPLGCGSFKRMKDDNSITTASCHGWKDMKWGSRKVAQERLNDHPFYLPRANHWYLPNGNQRWECDDFKKNSHTEFFALSSDDFWKVFVR
- the LOC136283178 gene encoding fibrinogen C domain-containing protein 1-like, with the translated sequence MAVLWLTQFAIVILNILLGILFVLANKDFCGSVFETRVEHALVGHVIRTTVVVDEFECQLKCMGNNSCMSINVHPGDSNGKRCCELNNTTRQMKPGHFKKKKGSTYYSSVQASCMDVSRGRKRTTKSGQCHPRYKGKHCETPTRGLYYNQPGHSCKEIRDSGFFQKDGEYWIDPEKNGKPLKVYCDMTTDGGGWLLVSNVVVDDPSSRQLSIESSYREISNCHDNKTLFITKDAMKELRTHLSFTQLRFHCSKQKGRTIHVTTAANSSGEAVVQYFSGQTDSRPLSCGSFNRMENDNSRATVSCHQWYHMKWGFLYNTRERLNDPLLFVPGHYHWVLTNGNQRWECDDYLESGSEFFALSSDDFWKVFVR